One window of Chitinispirillum alkaliphilum genomic DNA carries:
- a CDS encoding Heparinase II/III-like protein (Heparinase II/III-like) — protein MNISHYYQTIRFLKPVQIIYRLRNLARFGHKTSVPALSIRRINKSPCSFILKPDTCLSHDRFKFLNCEREILFPSGWNDPQAEKLWLYNLHYFDFLNSSLELETGKKLITSWIEDNPPTEGNGWEPYPVSLRAVNWIKWHLCTNQLANSTLKSLAMQVQHLSHNLEYHLLANHLLANAKALVFAGLFFEGKAADQWLKKGIKILEKEIPEQLLNDGGNFERSPMYHCIMIEDILDIINLSRCYSHPLITENLSNEWLEKAGKGLDWLKAMCHGDGNIALFNDAAFGIAPQYRDLAQYAARSGITPDDHLPKKGVTNLSDTGYIRIETDSYTMIFDAGEIGPAYQPGHAHADTLSFEFSSGKERIIVDSGTSCYGSGHERLRQRSTSAHNTVSVDGKNSSEVWSGFRVAKRAQIVEYAIEEDGKSYILKAAHNGFKRLNNVGLHRRKITARRNTVIIEDIIEGRDQHLVEAFLHFHPDVEVKPIGEKKYQAVTNSGKQIKIFSDLAVDNKLERATFHPEFGVALGCSKVTFSSRAKLPFTFTTTIEI, from the coding sequence ATGAATATTAGCCATTATTATCAAACCATTCGTTTTCTGAAACCTGTCCAAATAATTTACAGACTGCGTAATTTGGCCAGATTTGGTCATAAAACCTCAGTTCCTGCTTTATCGATCCGTAGAATAAATAAGTCACCCTGTAGTTTTATTCTGAAGCCAGACACCTGTTTAAGTCATGACCGTTTCAAATTTCTTAACTGTGAAAGAGAGATCCTTTTTCCCTCAGGGTGGAATGATCCACAGGCAGAAAAACTATGGCTCTACAATCTTCATTATTTCGACTTTTTAAACAGTTCACTTGAGTTGGAAACTGGAAAAAAACTTATAACCAGTTGGATAGAAGATAATCCTCCTACCGAAGGAAATGGTTGGGAGCCTTATCCGGTTTCACTCAGGGCTGTGAATTGGATAAAATGGCATCTATGTACTAACCAGCTCGCTAACTCCACCTTGAAGAGCCTGGCTATGCAGGTTCAACATCTCAGCCATAATCTCGAGTATCACCTTCTTGCTAACCACCTTTTGGCTAATGCAAAGGCGCTTGTTTTCGCAGGACTATTCTTTGAAGGAAAAGCCGCTGATCAGTGGCTAAAAAAGGGCATCAAAATCCTTGAAAAAGAGATTCCGGAGCAACTCCTCAATGATGGTGGTAATTTTGAACGCTCTCCCATGTATCATTGTATAATGATTGAAGATATTCTCGATATCATTAACTTATCTCGTTGTTACAGCCATCCACTGATAACAGAAAATCTTTCAAACGAATGGCTGGAAAAGGCGGGAAAAGGATTAGATTGGCTTAAAGCTATGTGTCACGGTGATGGCAATATAGCGCTCTTTAATGATGCTGCATTTGGAATAGCTCCCCAATACAGAGATTTGGCTCAATACGCTGCCAGATCAGGCATAACACCAGATGATCATCTTCCCAAAAAAGGGGTCACAAATCTTAGCGATACCGGTTATATACGGATAGAGACCGATAGCTACACAATGATATTTGATGCAGGGGAGATCGGTCCTGCTTATCAACCCGGCCATGCTCACGCAGACACTCTCAGTTTCGAATTCTCCAGTGGTAAAGAGCGTATCATTGTTGACAGTGGAACCTCCTGTTATGGCAGTGGACATGAACGACTCAGGCAAAGAAGTACATCTGCACACAATACTGTGAGTGTTGATGGGAAAAACTCCTCAGAAGTCTGGAGTGGATTCAGGGTCGCAAAAAGAGCACAAATTGTTGAATATGCCATAGAGGAAGATGGAAAAAGTTATATTTTAAAAGCAGCTCATAATGGTTTTAAAAGGTTGAATAATGTGGGGTTGCATAGGAGGAAGATAACTGCCCGGAGGAACACTGTTATTATTGAAGATATTATTGAGGGTAGAGATCAACATTTGGTCGAGGCATTTCTTCATTTCCACCCCGATGTAGAAGTGAAACCTATAGGTGAGAAAAAATACCAAGCTGTTACAAATAGTGGTAAGCAAATAAAAATTTTCTCAGATTTGGCTGTGGACAATAAACTCGAAAGAGCAACTTTCCACCCTGAATTTGGGGTAGCTTTGGGATGTTCAAAGGTGACATTTTCAAGCAGGGCCAAATTGCCATTTACCTTTACAACGACGATTGAGATTTGA